A single genomic interval of Bos indicus isolate NIAB-ARS_2022 breed Sahiwal x Tharparkar chromosome 5, NIAB-ARS_B.indTharparkar_mat_pri_1.0, whole genome shotgun sequence harbors:
- the LAG3 gene encoding lymphocyte activation gene 3 protein isoform X2 encodes MLWEAWFQVWLFLQLLWAAAVEAPEPGAEVPVVWAQEGAPAQLPCSPTIPLQDLSLPRTRQVTWQHVPERHGCLSGSGWCWPNWNEGTGRGSAAPTPRGPGPRRYTVLRLAPGGLRIGKLPLQPRVQLEEMGLQRGDFSLWLRPARRADAGEYHAAVRFGNRALACRLRLRVGQAAVTASPPGPLWTSSWVVLNCSFSRPDLPASVHWFRGPGRVPVQESPHHHLVGNFLFLPQVSSLDSGTWGCSLTYRDGFNVSITYNLAVLGLEPRAPLTVYAGAGSKVELPCRLPPGVGIQSSLTAMWTPPGEGPDLLVAGDRNNFTLRLEAVGQAQAGTYTCRVHLQGRQLSATVTLAVITVTPKPYGSSGSLRKPFCEVTPASGQERFVWSPLDKRSQRRSPGPWLLTPDARPLSQPWQCHLYQGERLLGTAVYLTELSHPGAQRSGRALGAGRTAHLPLLILGLLFLLLLVTGASSFHLWRRQWRPRRFSALEHGTHPSQASSKTGELEPELEPEPDPEVEPEPEPEPESQPQLQPEQP; translated from the exons ATGCTGTGGGAGGCTTGGTTCCAGGTCTGGCTGTTTCTGCAACTCCTATGGGCGGCTGCAG TGGAGGCTCCAGAGCCCGGGGCAGAGGTCCCAGTGGTGTGGGCCCAGGAGGGGGCTCCTGCCCAGCTCCCCTGCAGCCCCACAATCCCCCTCCAGGATCTCAGCCTTCCGCGGACAAGACAAGTCACTTGGCAGCATGTACCAGAGAG GCACGGCTGCCTCTCCGGTAGTGGATGGTGCTGGCCCAATTGGAACGAGGGGACAGGACG TGGCTCCGCGGCGCCCACCCCCCGGGGTCCCGGGCCCCGCCGCTACACAGTGCTGAGGCTGGCCCCCGGAGGCCTGCGCATTGGCAAGCTGCCCCTGCAGCCCCGCGTGCAGCTGGAAGAAATGGGCCTCCAGCGTGGGGACTTCTCGCTGTGGCTGCGCCCGGCCCGACGCGCCGACGCCGGCGAGTACCACGCCGCCGTGCGCTTCGGGAACCGCGCCCTTGCCTGCCGCCTCCGTCTGCGCGTGGGCCAGGCGGCGG TGACCGCCAGCCCCCCAGGGCCTCTGTGGACCTCCAGTTGGGTGGTCTTGAACTGCTCCTTCAGCCGCCCTGACCTCCCAGCCTCCGTGCACTGGTTCCGAGGCCCAGGCAGAGTCCCTGTTCAGGAGTCCCCACATCATCACTTAGTTGGAAACTTCCTCTTCCTGCCCCAAGTCAGCTCCTTGGACTCTGGGACCTGGGGCTGCAGTCTCACCTACAGAGATGGCTTCAATGTCTCCATCACGTACAACCTAGCTGTTCTGG gCCTGGAGCCCCGAGCCCCTCTGACAGTGTACGCTGGAGCCGGTTCCAAGGTGGAGCTGCCCTGCCGCCTGCCTCCCGGTGTGGGGATCCAGTCTTCTCTCACTGCCATGTGGACCCCGCCCGGGGAAGGCCCTGATCTCCTGGTGGCTGGAGACCGGAACAACTTTACCCTTCGACTGGAGGCTGTGGGTCAGGCTCAGGCCGGGACCTACACCTGCCGCGTCCACCTGCAAGGGCGGCAGCTCAGTGCCACTGTCACTTTGGCAGTCATCACAG TCACTCCCAAGCCCTATGGATCATCTGGCAGCCTGAGAAAACCCTTCTGTGAGGTGACTCCGGCATCTGGACAAGAGCGCTTTGTGTGGAGCCCCCTGGACAAGCGGTCTCAGAGGCGTTCCCCAGGCCCCTGGCTGCTGACACCGGACGCCAGACCCCTCTCTCAGCCCTGGCAGTGCCATCTGTACCAGGGGGAGAGGCTTCTTGGGACCGCGGTGTACCTCACCGAGCTGTCTCATCCAG GTGCCCAGCGCTCTGGGAGAGCCCTGGGGGCGGGGAGAACAGCTCACCTCCCTCTCCTCATCCTTGGTCTCCTGTTCCTGCTTCTGTTGGTGACTGGAGCCTCTAGCTTTCACCTTTGGAGAAGACAG TGGCGACCCAGAAGATTCTCTGCCTTAGAGCATGGGACTCACCCCTCTCAGGCTTCGAGCAAGACAGGGGAGCTGGAGCCAGAGCTGGAGCCAGAACCAGATCCGGAGGTAGAACCGGAACCGGAACCTGAGCCGGAGTCTCAGCCACAGCTGCAGCCAGAGCAACCCTGA
- the LAG3 gene encoding lymphocyte activation gene 3 protein isoform X4 yields MLWEAWFQVWLFLQLLWAAAVEAPEPGAEVPVVWAQEGAPAQLPCSPTIPLQDLSLPRTRQVTWQHVPERHGCLSGSGWCWPNWNEGTGRLAVQKSSLGSAAPTPRGPGPRRYTVLRLAPGGLRIGKLPLQPRVQLEEMGLQRGDFSLWLRPARRADAGEYHAAVRFGNRALACRLRLRVGQAAGLEPRAPLTVYAGAGSKVELPCRLPPGVGIQSSLTAMWTPPGEGPDLLVAGDRNNFTLRLEAVGQAQAGTYTCRVHLQGRQLSATVTLAVITVTPKPYGSSGSLRKPFCEVTPASGQERFVWSPLDKRSQRRSPGPWLLTPDARPLSQPWQCHLYQGERLLGTAVYLTELSHPGAQRSGRALGAGRTAHLPLLILGLLFLLLLVTGASSFHLWRRQWRPRRFSALEHGTHPSQASSKTGELEPELEPEPDPEVEPEPEPEPESQPQLQPEQP; encoded by the exons ATGCTGTGGGAGGCTTGGTTCCAGGTCTGGCTGTTTCTGCAACTCCTATGGGCGGCTGCAG TGGAGGCTCCAGAGCCCGGGGCAGAGGTCCCAGTGGTGTGGGCCCAGGAGGGGGCTCCTGCCCAGCTCCCCTGCAGCCCCACAATCCCCCTCCAGGATCTCAGCCTTCCGCGGACAAGACAAGTCACTTGGCAGCATGTACCAGAGAG GCACGGCTGCCTCTCCGGTAGTGGATGGTGCTGGCCCAATTGGAACGAGGGGACAGGACGGTTAGCAGTTCAGAAATCTTCCCT TGGCTCCGCGGCGCCCACCCCCCGGGGTCCCGGGCCCCGCCGCTACACAGTGCTGAGGCTGGCCCCCGGAGGCCTGCGCATTGGCAAGCTGCCCCTGCAGCCCCGCGTGCAGCTGGAAGAAATGGGCCTCCAGCGTGGGGACTTCTCGCTGTGGCTGCGCCCGGCCCGACGCGCCGACGCCGGCGAGTACCACGCCGCCGTGCGCTTCGGGAACCGCGCCCTTGCCTGCCGCCTCCGTCTGCGCGTGGGCCAGGCGGCGG gCCTGGAGCCCCGAGCCCCTCTGACAGTGTACGCTGGAGCCGGTTCCAAGGTGGAGCTGCCCTGCCGCCTGCCTCCCGGTGTGGGGATCCAGTCTTCTCTCACTGCCATGTGGACCCCGCCCGGGGAAGGCCCTGATCTCCTGGTGGCTGGAGACCGGAACAACTTTACCCTTCGACTGGAGGCTGTGGGTCAGGCTCAGGCCGGGACCTACACCTGCCGCGTCCACCTGCAAGGGCGGCAGCTCAGTGCCACTGTCACTTTGGCAGTCATCACAG TCACTCCCAAGCCCTATGGATCATCTGGCAGCCTGAGAAAACCCTTCTGTGAGGTGACTCCGGCATCTGGACAAGAGCGCTTTGTGTGGAGCCCCCTGGACAAGCGGTCTCAGAGGCGTTCCCCAGGCCCCTGGCTGCTGACACCGGACGCCAGACCCCTCTCTCAGCCCTGGCAGTGCCATCTGTACCAGGGGGAGAGGCTTCTTGGGACCGCGGTGTACCTCACCGAGCTGTCTCATCCAG GTGCCCAGCGCTCTGGGAGAGCCCTGGGGGCGGGGAGAACAGCTCACCTCCCTCTCCTCATCCTTGGTCTCCTGTTCCTGCTTCTGTTGGTGACTGGAGCCTCTAGCTTTCACCTTTGGAGAAGACAG TGGCGACCCAGAAGATTCTCTGCCTTAGAGCATGGGACTCACCCCTCTCAGGCTTCGAGCAAGACAGGGGAGCTGGAGCCAGAGCTGGAGCCAGAACCAGATCCGGAGGTAGAACCGGAACCGGAACCTGAGCCGGAGTCTCAGCCACAGCTGCAGCCAGAGCAACCCTGA
- the LAG3 gene encoding lymphocyte activation gene 3 protein isoform X1 yields MLWEAWFQVWLFLQLLWAAAVEAPEPGAEVPVVWAQEGAPAQLPCSPTIPLQDLSLPRTRQVTWQHVPERHGCLSGSGWCWPNWNEGTGRLAVQKSSLGSAAPTPRGPGPRRYTVLRLAPGGLRIGKLPLQPRVQLEEMGLQRGDFSLWLRPARRADAGEYHAAVRFGNRALACRLRLRVGQAAVTASPPGPLWTSSWVVLNCSFSRPDLPASVHWFRGPGRVPVQESPHHHLVGNFLFLPQVSSLDSGTWGCSLTYRDGFNVSITYNLAVLGLEPRAPLTVYAGAGSKVELPCRLPPGVGIQSSLTAMWTPPGEGPDLLVAGDRNNFTLRLEAVGQAQAGTYTCRVHLQGRQLSATVTLAVITVTPKPYGSSGSLRKPFCEVTPASGQERFVWSPLDKRSQRRSPGPWLLTPDARPLSQPWQCHLYQGERLLGTAVYLTELSHPGAQRSGRALGAGRTAHLPLLILGLLFLLLLVTGASSFHLWRRQWRPRRFSALEHGTHPSQASSKTGELEPELEPEPDPEVEPEPEPEPESQPQLQPEQP; encoded by the exons ATGCTGTGGGAGGCTTGGTTCCAGGTCTGGCTGTTTCTGCAACTCCTATGGGCGGCTGCAG TGGAGGCTCCAGAGCCCGGGGCAGAGGTCCCAGTGGTGTGGGCCCAGGAGGGGGCTCCTGCCCAGCTCCCCTGCAGCCCCACAATCCCCCTCCAGGATCTCAGCCTTCCGCGGACAAGACAAGTCACTTGGCAGCATGTACCAGAGAG GCACGGCTGCCTCTCCGGTAGTGGATGGTGCTGGCCCAATTGGAACGAGGGGACAGGACGGTTAGCAGTTCAGAAATCTTCCCT TGGCTCCGCGGCGCCCACCCCCCGGGGTCCCGGGCCCCGCCGCTACACAGTGCTGAGGCTGGCCCCCGGAGGCCTGCGCATTGGCAAGCTGCCCCTGCAGCCCCGCGTGCAGCTGGAAGAAATGGGCCTCCAGCGTGGGGACTTCTCGCTGTGGCTGCGCCCGGCCCGACGCGCCGACGCCGGCGAGTACCACGCCGCCGTGCGCTTCGGGAACCGCGCCCTTGCCTGCCGCCTCCGTCTGCGCGTGGGCCAGGCGGCGG TGACCGCCAGCCCCCCAGGGCCTCTGTGGACCTCCAGTTGGGTGGTCTTGAACTGCTCCTTCAGCCGCCCTGACCTCCCAGCCTCCGTGCACTGGTTCCGAGGCCCAGGCAGAGTCCCTGTTCAGGAGTCCCCACATCATCACTTAGTTGGAAACTTCCTCTTCCTGCCCCAAGTCAGCTCCTTGGACTCTGGGACCTGGGGCTGCAGTCTCACCTACAGAGATGGCTTCAATGTCTCCATCACGTACAACCTAGCTGTTCTGG gCCTGGAGCCCCGAGCCCCTCTGACAGTGTACGCTGGAGCCGGTTCCAAGGTGGAGCTGCCCTGCCGCCTGCCTCCCGGTGTGGGGATCCAGTCTTCTCTCACTGCCATGTGGACCCCGCCCGGGGAAGGCCCTGATCTCCTGGTGGCTGGAGACCGGAACAACTTTACCCTTCGACTGGAGGCTGTGGGTCAGGCTCAGGCCGGGACCTACACCTGCCGCGTCCACCTGCAAGGGCGGCAGCTCAGTGCCACTGTCACTTTGGCAGTCATCACAG TCACTCCCAAGCCCTATGGATCATCTGGCAGCCTGAGAAAACCCTTCTGTGAGGTGACTCCGGCATCTGGACAAGAGCGCTTTGTGTGGAGCCCCCTGGACAAGCGGTCTCAGAGGCGTTCCCCAGGCCCCTGGCTGCTGACACCGGACGCCAGACCCCTCTCTCAGCCCTGGCAGTGCCATCTGTACCAGGGGGAGAGGCTTCTTGGGACCGCGGTGTACCTCACCGAGCTGTCTCATCCAG GTGCCCAGCGCTCTGGGAGAGCCCTGGGGGCGGGGAGAACAGCTCACCTCCCTCTCCTCATCCTTGGTCTCCTGTTCCTGCTTCTGTTGGTGACTGGAGCCTCTAGCTTTCACCTTTGGAGAAGACAG TGGCGACCCAGAAGATTCTCTGCCTTAGAGCATGGGACTCACCCCTCTCAGGCTTCGAGCAAGACAGGGGAGCTGGAGCCAGAGCTGGAGCCAGAACCAGATCCGGAGGTAGAACCGGAACCGGAACCTGAGCCGGAGTCTCAGCCACAGCTGCAGCCAGAGCAACCCTGA
- the LAG3 gene encoding lymphocyte activation gene 3 protein isoform X3: MLWEAWFQVWLFLQLLWAAAVEAPEPGAEVPVVWAQEGAPAQLPCSPTIPLQDLSLPRTRQVTWQHVPESGSAAPTPRGPGPRRYTVLRLAPGGLRIGKLPLQPRVQLEEMGLQRGDFSLWLRPARRADAGEYHAAVRFGNRALACRLRLRVGQAAVTASPPGPLWTSSWVVLNCSFSRPDLPASVHWFRGPGRVPVQESPHHHLVGNFLFLPQVSSLDSGTWGCSLTYRDGFNVSITYNLAVLGLEPRAPLTVYAGAGSKVELPCRLPPGVGIQSSLTAMWTPPGEGPDLLVAGDRNNFTLRLEAVGQAQAGTYTCRVHLQGRQLSATVTLAVITVTPKPYGSSGSLRKPFCEVTPASGQERFVWSPLDKRSQRRSPGPWLLTPDARPLSQPWQCHLYQGERLLGTAVYLTELSHPGAQRSGRALGAGRTAHLPLLILGLLFLLLLVTGASSFHLWRRQWRPRRFSALEHGTHPSQASSKTGELEPELEPEPDPEVEPEPEPEPESQPQLQPEQP; this comes from the exons ATGCTGTGGGAGGCTTGGTTCCAGGTCTGGCTGTTTCTGCAACTCCTATGGGCGGCTGCAG TGGAGGCTCCAGAGCCCGGGGCAGAGGTCCCAGTGGTGTGGGCCCAGGAGGGGGCTCCTGCCCAGCTCCCCTGCAGCCCCACAATCCCCCTCCAGGATCTCAGCCTTCCGCGGACAAGACAAGTCACTTGGCAGCATGTACCAGAGAG TGGCTCCGCGGCGCCCACCCCCCGGGGTCCCGGGCCCCGCCGCTACACAGTGCTGAGGCTGGCCCCCGGAGGCCTGCGCATTGGCAAGCTGCCCCTGCAGCCCCGCGTGCAGCTGGAAGAAATGGGCCTCCAGCGTGGGGACTTCTCGCTGTGGCTGCGCCCGGCCCGACGCGCCGACGCCGGCGAGTACCACGCCGCCGTGCGCTTCGGGAACCGCGCCCTTGCCTGCCGCCTCCGTCTGCGCGTGGGCCAGGCGGCGG TGACCGCCAGCCCCCCAGGGCCTCTGTGGACCTCCAGTTGGGTGGTCTTGAACTGCTCCTTCAGCCGCCCTGACCTCCCAGCCTCCGTGCACTGGTTCCGAGGCCCAGGCAGAGTCCCTGTTCAGGAGTCCCCACATCATCACTTAGTTGGAAACTTCCTCTTCCTGCCCCAAGTCAGCTCCTTGGACTCTGGGACCTGGGGCTGCAGTCTCACCTACAGAGATGGCTTCAATGTCTCCATCACGTACAACCTAGCTGTTCTGG gCCTGGAGCCCCGAGCCCCTCTGACAGTGTACGCTGGAGCCGGTTCCAAGGTGGAGCTGCCCTGCCGCCTGCCTCCCGGTGTGGGGATCCAGTCTTCTCTCACTGCCATGTGGACCCCGCCCGGGGAAGGCCCTGATCTCCTGGTGGCTGGAGACCGGAACAACTTTACCCTTCGACTGGAGGCTGTGGGTCAGGCTCAGGCCGGGACCTACACCTGCCGCGTCCACCTGCAAGGGCGGCAGCTCAGTGCCACTGTCACTTTGGCAGTCATCACAG TCACTCCCAAGCCCTATGGATCATCTGGCAGCCTGAGAAAACCCTTCTGTGAGGTGACTCCGGCATCTGGACAAGAGCGCTTTGTGTGGAGCCCCCTGGACAAGCGGTCTCAGAGGCGTTCCCCAGGCCCCTGGCTGCTGACACCGGACGCCAGACCCCTCTCTCAGCCCTGGCAGTGCCATCTGTACCAGGGGGAGAGGCTTCTTGGGACCGCGGTGTACCTCACCGAGCTGTCTCATCCAG GTGCCCAGCGCTCTGGGAGAGCCCTGGGGGCGGGGAGAACAGCTCACCTCCCTCTCCTCATCCTTGGTCTCCTGTTCCTGCTTCTGTTGGTGACTGGAGCCTCTAGCTTTCACCTTTGGAGAAGACAG TGGCGACCCAGAAGATTCTCTGCCTTAGAGCATGGGACTCACCCCTCTCAGGCTTCGAGCAAGACAGGGGAGCTGGAGCCAGAGCTGGAGCCAGAACCAGATCCGGAGGTAGAACCGGAACCGGAACCTGAGCCGGAGTCTCAGCCACAGCTGCAGCCAGAGCAACCCTGA
- the PTMS gene encoding parathymosin codes for MGRGAIRRKTVLDTCPFSGHPENEDAGGEGKSSEKWKLDVRKQWCSLPPRARSLPSLSSSYPHLSNLRFHPPPLSSPPSSRLPHPWEAPPVGQRRFISGFSARGRPRLVGGSSAGAGAASRGPSDRGLSAPATARTPLPPALRSAAALRVSAPDPPPPHPARLCRLFLSPSLPSGRRCRCRRRRRHRARFRPRPASAVQGPSVQAPGPRLPASPGPGPGTMSEKSVEAAAELSAKDLKEKKEKVEEKAGRKERKKEVVEEEENGAEEEEEETAEDGEEEDEGDEEDEEEEEDEDEGPALKRAAEEEDEADPKRQKTENGASA; via the exons ATGGGACGGGGTGCTATCCGGCGCAAGACAGTGCTGGACACCTGTCCTTTTTCAG GCCACCCAGAGAACGAAGATGCCGGAGGAGAGGGGAAATCCAGCGAGAAGTGGAA ACTCGACGTTCGCAAGCAGTGG TGCTCCCTCCCGCCTCGCGCGCGCTCCCTCCCCTCGCTTTCATCCTCCTATCCCCACCTCTCCAACCTCCGCTTtcatccccctcccctctcttctcctcccagctcccgcctgccccacccctgggaagcccctcccgtCGGGCAGCGCCGCTTTATAAGCGGGTTCTCTGCCCGGGGGCGGCCGCGGCTGGTCGGCGGCAGCTCTGCGGGTGCGGGGGCGGCGAGCCGAGGACCGAGCGACCGCGGCCTGAGCGCGCCGGCCACCGCCCGCACCCCCCTTCCGCCCGCCCTCCGGTCGGCCGCAGCCCTGCGGGTCTCCGCTCCagacccacccccgccccaccccgcgcGCCTCTGCCGCCTCTTCCTGAGCCCCAGCTTGCCGAGCGGCCGCCGCTGCCgctgtcgccgccgccgccgccaccgcgcCAGGTTCCGGCCGCGGCCAGCCTCTGCCGTCCAGGGCCCTTCCGTCCAGGCCCCGGGACCCCGACTCCCCGccagccccggccccggccccggcacCATGTCGGAGAAGAGCGTGGAGGCAGCGGCCGAGTTAAGCGCCAAG gacctgaaggagaagaaagagaaggtggaggagaaggcaggCCGGAAAGAGCGAAAGAAAGAAGTGGTGGAG GAGGAGGAGAACGGcgcagaggaggaagaagaagaaactgcCGAAGACGGCGAGGAGGAGGATGAAGGGGAcgaggaag atgaggaagaagaagaagatgaggACGAAGGGCCCGCGCTGAAGAGAGCTGCTGAAGAGGAG GATGAAGCGGATCCCAAGCGGCAGAAGACGGAAAATGGGGCGTCGGCATGA